The following nucleotide sequence is from Pleurocapsa minor HA4230-MV1.
CGCATTCATCTACGCCAATTCGATGTTTAACCGTCACAGGAATCTTAACCGCCTGCTGCATCGCCTCAACCGCCGTGACAACTAATTCTGGTTGAGTCATTAAACAAGCCCCAAAGTTACCGTTTTGCACTCTCGGACTAGGACAACCAACATTGAGATTTATGGCATCATAGCCCCAATCTTCGCCAATTTTGGCACATTCCGCTAACAAAGTCGGATTATCTCCCCCAATCTGCAACACCAAGGGTTTTTCGGCGGGGGAAAAGTCTAGTAGCTTAGGGCGATCGCCGTGTAGAATTGCCTGAGCAGTAATCATCTCGGTATACAGCAGAGTACGTCGAGTAATTTGGCGCAGAAAGTAACGATAATGGCGATCGGTTCGATCCATCATCGGTGCAATACTTAGAGGTAAATTAATTTTGGTTTGATTATTGTAGCTACTGTTCATTTTTACTTTCAATCTCGGTTAGTTTTGCAACCGAATAATTTCACGATCCTAATGCTTCTGCTTCGACAAAACCTACAGCTTGGAATGGTTCACCTTCATGATGAGGACTAATTTCAATTGTTACTTTCTGATTTAATCGTCTAAGAAAGTCTAAGAGTTTATCGGTAGTAAAACGACTGAAATGACCATTCATCAAGTGCGATACATCTGGCTGTTTGATATGCAGTAATTTTGCAGCTTCTTTTTGCTTGAGATTGCGCTCTTTAAGGATAGTCGCCACATGAAATCCTATTTGTGCGCGTACCAGGAGTTCCTCTGCATTTTCCATTCCTAAATCAGCAAAGACATTACCTGAACTTTCTTCAAATTCAATATGTTTTATATCAGTCATCTTTAGCTATCTCCTTGGCATTACTTAATCGCTGTTTAATTAAATCAATATCCTCTTTTGGGGTAGAAATACCTTTCTTAGATTTTTTCTGAAAAGTATGAAGCACATAAATATAATCCCCTAGTTGAACAGCTACTACAGTTCTGTACGCTTCCTTGTCATATTTAATGGCAATTTCAAAGACACCAGATCCAACTCCTTTAAACGGTTTTGCATTTTTTGGTATACCACCGAACTGTATATATTGAAGTTCATCACCTATTATCTTCATAACTTCAGGCGGGAATTTCATTAGGTTTTTCTTTGAATTTCCCATCCATCGCACAGGTCGTACTACTGGCGTATTCAAACTATTTGACACTAGCTACTTCCCAAGTATAGCAAATTTACTATAAAGCTAATTACAGGTGTTGGTGGGCAAATTAATTATTTGTAAAACGTGCGTTTTTTTCTTGAATTTTGCCCACCCTACTAGCACATCCACATTAATTTGTTGGGTTGAAATAATTAAAATCGGTAGTCGGTAGTGCGAGGCACACCCCACGCTACTTAAATGAACCCAATATTTTAGCCTAGACACGCTACTACAAAGGCGCGATGCTCTAATTTTATAGCGTCAATGACTATATATTTGTCTTTTTCACCACGCTAATAATGTGTGTTCCGTTATCCAAACAGCCATCTTCAGCACAAAAATCTAGCTCCCAGCTAAGAAATCTCACCCATGCATCGGTAGTTAATATCTGTTCTAAAAATTCATTACGATTAAGACTTAAATAATTAGAAGCTGACATCGCCACAATTTCGCCTTGATGGCTTTGGCACAACTGCTTTAACTCTTTTGCCCGATACATTTTTAACTGATGTCCATTATTATCGCCTCCATCAAGAAAGCCATTAGCATTCACTTGATCGACAAGTCGCGTAAAATTAGGGATTCCTGTTATGGCTTCAAAATTTGCTTGAGTTGTGCCAATTAAAGACATCACGCTGAGTAATAAATAGCCTTCAGGTTTTAATACTCGTAGCATTTCATCTAGAGCAATACCAGCTTGTTCCAAAACATAGCTTAATGCGCCACCATAACAAACGACGACATCAAAGGTTGCTGCTTCAAACATACTTAGGTCAATAATATCAAGCTGTAAACGCGAACTAACCGATGTTTCACTCTGATGTTGCAAAACATACTTCTGGTTGAGTTTAAGCTGTTCTGAAGATATATCCCCAACCGTAATTGATGCACCTAGTTTAGCAAGTTCAATCGTAAATCGACCTGCACCTGCACCGACTTCCAGCACTAAATCAGTTGATTTGACATACTTTTGAAGATAATGCTGGTGAATATGAAATGAAACTAAAGCAGCAGGATTTTTGCTAAGTCTATCCCACTCTTGTTCGCCATAAGAATCGTAAAAAGCTGCAACTTGCGCTGGGTTATATTTCACAATCAATCAAGATAATTTTGTTCGAGCTAGCCATTTCAAATTAAAACCTATCACAATTCATTAGTAATACCAAGTTGCAAAAATAACTGTAGAGATAAAATTAAATTGTAGTAGCGCGTCTAAGCTGAAATGCTGAGTTTATCAAATGTATAAAGTTTTTCTTTCATTAGAGTATTGAGGTCACTGTGTAGGAAAATTGTTGATTAATCATGTTGTTGGTTCGATGTCGTCTGGATGAACAATTGTAATCTCTTTAATTTTAGTAAAGTCTTTAGGGTTAAAAGTTAATATATGTGTGATTGAAAATGCGATCGCTGTTGCCATTAATCGCGCATCATGGGTTCTTTTTCCTTTAATTTGATATTTGGTGGCTAGATCTAACCATCGTGGAAAAATCGCCTTTGTTTCTTCAACTAACGTAAATTGACTTATGAGTTGATTAATTTTAGACTCTGTTCGTTCGACACTCCATCCCAGTCCATTTACGTCTATCGGACGGGTCGCAACCACCCAAAATTCAATCAAAACTTGGGGTGTAATGACGCATTCATGTCCTTGAGCAATCAAACTGGCTACGGAATTGACCGCTAAACTATAGCGCGGTGAAATACGATCGCTTGCTCTTAATAAAATATTGGTATCGAGTAAGTATTTAGTCACAATCAATCTTCGTTATAGATACTATCGCGACTTAACGCTTCATCGGGTAGTCCAGGGCTATCATCGGGATTATCCGAAGCCCAATCCATCCACTGTTTGACTCGTGAGGACACGACTCCTTGGGATTGATTCTCTATGAGTGATTTTTGGGCGATAAAATCAACAAAATCTAAAACGAACTGTTGCTGTACAGAGTTTAGATCGCGCCACTTATTGATTAATAATTGTTCGCTATTCATTTTTTCGCTAAAAATAATCTTCGTACTCTAATAATATGTGTCCCGCTATCCAAACAGCCATCTTCAGCATAAAAATCTAGCTTCCACCGAAGAAAGTTCGCCCATGCATCGGTGTTTAACTAAAAGCTTATAGCTTATCTAAAACCAATCTTGTTCACTTTTATGAGAATCCGACTTCTTTTTTTTAAAGCCAAATTCAGGCTCGTTTGCTGCGCGATCTAACTCTTGTAGTTTGGTTTCATTAGCATGATTCCAATCAGCGAGATGGTTAATTAACTCTTGACCAGCGATCGCCATTTTATTAGCCTGCTGTAGAGTAAGATCGAGATCTTCTTTGGCGCGAGCGGAAATTTTTTGGGAAAGTGATGTATTTTGGGGAGCATCAACATGATTAGAGTTGTCTGCATCCAAGGCGTGATATTTGCCCTGAGTCGTCCCCCTGTCTAATATTTTAAACTGCTCTGTTTGAGTTGTAGATTGATTGAGAAAAGGACTATTATTTAAAGCTTTACCTTGAATGTTTAGACAAGTAGCAATATTTGCTGAAGATTGAGCTGATACTTCCCACAACAAGCTATTTTGTTGGGTCGAACTCTGCCACAGGTATATTTGATCGGGACGCTGGGAGTGTTGGTTTAATTGAGGAAGTTCCTGAGTGGAAGGAGCGATCGCCGAATAATCGAAGTTAACGGAGCAATACTGACTGAGGGAGGGATAGGTGCTATTTAGTTCATAGTTTTTCACCAGCCAAACTTGCTCGATTTCTTGATAGAGAATGTTAAAGTTATCTAGGCAGTTTTCGGCATAAGGAGGTAAATTCTGGATTGCTTGGTTTTTTGTTAGCTGCGTCACATAACCGACAAATACGTATAAAGGTCTACCTTGATCATCCCTGACGCGATCGCCAATTAAATCTTTGACCGTGCAGGTAACACCAACAATACAGTAATTATTATTTTTAAATAACGACCAACGAGGAGAACCAACCAGGTTGCGCGCTCGCTGAGTAGTAGCGACGATATGCTGTGATGCCCAATCTAGATCTGGTTGGGTAAAGTCGTGAGGTATGGTAATCAAGCGAAAATCTAAATGATAGGTGCGTCCATAAACAATTGCCGCCCATTTAGACATCTGCTGTCACCTCACTACCATTGAAGTAGAGAGAAGCTTGCTGTAATTCTCGGCAAAGCAACTTCATATTTTCTTCTACCGCCATGATTTCGGTTTTAGTGGTTTCTAGCTGAGTAGTTTGTTCCCTCAGTTGATTCGCTCTAATTATTTGCCACAGTGCATTCTTTTGCCTGGCTACGTCTACTTCGAGGATTTGGCGATCGCGATCGCCCTTGAGCTTTAAACCATAGGCTCGTAGCTGGGAATAAACAGCAAAAACCACAGGAAGATGCACATTTACTGGCACAATTTTAGCGTGATCGGGATCGTCGCCGAGATCTCGTCCTAAACTTACGGGACAAATCATCACTAGCCAGCCAGAGTTGGGGGTAAATAATGCTTGAAACAGCTTTTTGACATCAGCAATGATCTCTTCTCGCTCTCGATGGTGGCAAAGGTCATATTTGGTAATCACGATCGCCACAGGGAATGGTTGTTGCGGATTGGGCTGCTTATTATTGCTAATGTATTGCTGAATAAATTGGTTCATGCGATCGCTTTTGATTTGTCGCACGGTATTGGGAGTCAGCTCGCTAGTGAGGTATTCCCCTGAAATACAGAGAAATAAGCAAGCAGATTCTTGTAGATATAGTATTAGATCGGCAACATCTTGTTCGGTCGAGCGATCGCTTAGAGCTAAACCGCGATAATCGAGCCACTGAAACCCCATTAACGGTCGAAAGCCATAGCTAAAGTCAAAACCATAATACTCCATTGCTGCGGCATTAGGTGTTGGCCAGCGGTCTTCTCCCTTAAGAGAAATTAGTTTTTCCCACCTCTGGGTTAACTCTAAATCTAAGTCCATATCCTTGGCAGCCAGAGTAAATCCTTGGATTCCTGTTTGCATTACGGCATACATACCGAGCAAATAACTAGTTTTACCTGCTCCCGTAGTACCTAACATGGTAATCTTGATTTCGTCGAGCTGCATATTATTTAAAACCATTTAGTTTGCTGGGAATCGTTAGGACGTTGGGAAGCAGTTCCTTGACCAAAAACTCCCCAAACATCTTGATTAGAGCTATAAAAGCTTTTGGATTTAGTTAGAGACGATAATTGACTAGCATCTTTAAACAGTAGATCAAAAAATTCCCGCACCGACTGTATCCGCTGAGTTACATCCATGGACATCGCTTTAGCGATCGCCTTACTTACACCCAGACTAACATGAGGCGCAATTTCTTTAACGGTTTTTAATTCTACTCCTGCTGCTCTCTCGATGGCGGAGATCGGTGCTTCCCCTGTCAATAAATGATACAGAGTTGAGCCTAAAGCATAAATATCGGTAAATGCCCCATATTTCAGCGATCGCCCATATTGTTCCAGCGGAGCATAGCCAGGAGTCAACATGGTCGTATATCTCGCGGTAGAAGAAGTGGTAAAATCTCGTGCTGCCCCAAAATCAATCAAAACTACCCGACCATCATCTGCCAACATAATATTCTCTGGCTTGATATCTCGATGGAGAAACTGAGCTTGATGCAGGATTTCTAATGCTTCCCCTACTTTAGCAATATACTCCAAAGCCTTAGCCTCTGACAGCTTACCTTTTCTTTGCTTGAGGAATTCTGCCAGGGTTTGACCTTGAAGGTACTCCATGACCATGTAGGCAGTGTTGTTTTCTTCAAAATAATAGAAAACTTGGACAATTCCAGGGTGATGAAACTGACCGAGGGTTTGACCTTCAAGTAAAAATTTTTGTTTGGCGTTGCTATAGGTGTCTAAATTCCAACGACCCGCAGATACTACGGTTGAACCTTCTCGCCAACAACCTTCAGGAAAAAACTCTTTGACTGCTACAGCTCTATTTAATCTAGTATCGATACCCTGATAAGTAATCCCAAAACCACCTTGACCGAGAGGTTGTTTAATCCGATACTCCCCACTAGCCAAACAAGCACCAGGACTCAATATGCCGTTAACCCTGGTAAATTTTCCCATGAACTAAACTCCTTAACAACTCTTACCTATGAATTTGCCCATATTTTAAGTTTAAATTTGTTACCCTATATGCTGCCAAATAATCTCTAATAATTTTAATCTGTATCCTGTTAGTTTTTTGATTAGTTTAGATCAG
It contains:
- a CDS encoding type II toxin-antitoxin system VapC family toxin, translated to MTKYLLDTNILLRASDRISPRYSLAVNSVASLIAQGHECVITPQVLIEFWVVATRPIDVNGLGWSVERTESKINQLISQFTLVEETKAIFPRWLDLATKYQIKGKRTHDARLMATAIAFSITHILTFNPKDFTKIKEITIVHPDDIEPTT
- a CDS encoding class I SAM-dependent methyltransferase encodes the protein MKYNPAQVAAFYDSYGEQEWDRLSKNPAALVSFHIHQHYLQKYVKSTDLVLEVGAGAGRFTIELAKLGASITVGDISSEQLKLNQKYVLQHQSETSVSSRLQLDIIDLSMFEAATFDVVVCYGGALSYVLEQAGIALDEMLRVLKPEGYLLLSVMSLIGTTQANFEAITGIPNFTRLVDQVNANGFLDGGDNNGHQLKMYRAKELKQLCQSHQGEIVAMSASNYLSLNRNEFLEQILTTDAWVRFLSWELDFCAEDGCLDNGTHIISVVKKTNI
- a CDS encoding serine/threonine protein kinase codes for the protein MGKFTRVNGILSPGACLASGEYRIKQPLGQGGFGITYQGIDTRLNRAVAVKEFFPEGCWREGSTVVSAGRWNLDTYSNAKQKFLLEGQTLGQFHHPGIVQVFYYFEENNTAYMVMEYLQGQTLAEFLKQRKGKLSEAKALEYIAKVGEALEILHQAQFLHRDIKPENIMLADDGRVVLIDFGAARDFTTSSTARYTTMLTPGYAPLEQYGRSLKYGAFTDIYALGSTLYHLLTGEAPISAIERAAGVELKTVKEIAPHVSLGVSKAIAKAMSMDVTQRIQSVREFFDLLFKDASQLSSLTKSKSFYSSNQDVWGVFGQGTASQRPNDSQQTKWF
- a CDS encoding helix-turn-helix domain-containing protein, which produces MTDIKHIEFEESSGNVFADLGMENAEELLVRAQIGFHVATILKERNLKQKEAAKLLHIKQPDVSHLMNGHFSRFTTDKLLDFLRRLNQKVTIEISPHHEGEPFQAVGFVEAEALGS
- a CDS encoding type II toxin-antitoxin system RelE/ParE family toxin; this translates as MGNSKKNLMKFPPEVMKIIGDELQYIQFGGIPKNAKPFKGVGSGVFEIAIKYDKEAYRTVVAVQLGDYIYVLHTFQKKSKKGISTPKEDIDLIKQRLSNAKEIAKDD